TCAATCTAAGGTTTCTTTCTATATTGCAAATTGCTTGTTACTTGTTTGTTTTCATTGCTGATTATTAATACTGAACATGATGAGGAGAAGAAGCTTTCATTCATTGGCTTAATGTGCTTACAAGTTAGCTTCTATGCAGGTCTTGTTTTGCTAATTTGTGTTACTTTTTTTAACTCTAAAATGATAGTTTATCATGCGGACTGTCCTGTCGGCTGTGGTTGAATTCAATTTGTTGGACATACTATTCTTTGATATACTAACTTTGTTCCTCTTTATTTCCTTTTGAGGTGTTTTTCACctacataaattaaattaaaatggTAAATACTAGATTGTCCTAATCTAATTTTAGTTACAATGTTACAGTTTAGTCTTTTTATTAAATCGTTACATCTATTTGGGTTCTACAATTTGTTTATAAACCCTCAACTCCTGCCACGACTTAcgaaaaaatgaagaaaatggagtctcttaattttttttatctcaatTAATATTATACAGTGTGATCTCATACTATATAAGATTTCCTCTCGTGTGTTTTTTCTCGGTTTCACTTAAATCTTGTATGGTGACAGTTCACACTTTACAAAATCAATTGATAGAAAGAATTGACATGTCGAATTAATTATGTAAATTGTTACGGAAGATTTTGTCGTTAAAAAACCTTCACCTCTATAGGTTTATGAAGGAACTACGATCCCATAATTCAATATTGTGACTTGTGCATAGTGGAGATAAGTGTCACTTCTCAACAAAAATAAACTGAAAACTTATTCAAGTCTTGCAATGATGTCATATGAGTAGTACATTTCTTAAATCGCTTTCAATAACATTGAAAATGCTCTTGTTTATTAAAAGTATATTGGAGATTTGgagttataaaaataaaaagtaagtCATTCTCTCATTGATTGGACATGTCAATTTGTTCATAAATTGCCAGAAGTGTTTGGGTTTTATGAATGATCCTTGGTAAATTTCTAACTTGTGattaaaaatgtaaattttaCAGTGAATGATCCCTTTGTGATGAAGTCATGGGCCAACACTTTCCCTGAGAACAAGCATGTGACATTTCTTGCTGATGGGTCAGCCAAATACACACATGATATTGGGCTAGAGCTTGATCTCTCCGATAAGGGGCTTGGGATCCGGTCCAAGAGGTTTGCGCTGCTCGTTGAAGACCTCAAGGTGAAGGTTGCTAACATTGAGAGTGGTGGAGAGTTCACTGTGTCCAGTGCTGAAGAGATCATCAAGGCTCTTTAATTTCCTGAAGAAGCTCTTTTGATgagagagtgtgtgtgtgttatcTTTACTAGAACATGTTGGAGACATTTTGATTCATAGAATATGTGATGTGTGCTGTAATTGCTGTTTTAATATTGGACCTATGGTGCCTGTTATGGAAATAAAATTGCAGCTTTTAGAGTATTTTAATCTCTCCATCTCTTTTTTC
The genomic region above belongs to Arachis stenosperma cultivar V10309 chromosome 5, arast.V10309.gnm1.PFL2, whole genome shotgun sequence and contains:
- the LOC130983107 gene encoding peroxiredoxin-2B-like, translated to MAPIAVGDVIPDGTLAFLDNDNKPQSVSIHSLAKGKKVIIFGVPGAFTPTCSLKHVPGFIERAEELKGKGVDEIICISVNDPFVMKSWANTFPENKHVTFLADGSAKYTHDIGLELDLSDKGLGIRSKRFALLVEDLKVKVANIESGGEFTVSSAEEIIKAL